gaaagagagaggtagCGAGCCTTTTGGCCGGCCTCCGACCACTAACCACCCTCTGTTCATCTCCCTTTTCCTCTCTTGGCCTTTTTTTTCTGGGTCCGGAAAACCAGAAGCCTCCTGAGTTGCACAAGAGCGACCTCCATGCAGCAGACAggctggggggtggggggggattgggggggggtggaggtgagTTAAAGTCAGACCAGTGATACCAGCAGTCTGCTTTCACATTCACACGTAATGCTCTTCACGCAGGCTGAGGCCTCTTCTGCCACTCTGAGACCCCTCTGAGCAGCTGGGTAAGAAGAGAAGACATCAGCAGTCATTGGTGAAACAAACTGGaagcttagcataaaaaatGTGTGCAGATGTAAACATGAACAGCTTCCTGTTTCAGTGTCAGGTGCACAATAATGCAGCCTGAAAACAGGGCCGATTCGGCACGTgggggaccaataatcagtcaggGGGGAGTCAGCATAGGAAATCTAGAAATATATCTATATCTTTCTAAATATATCTTTAGAAATATAGCAAATATTGGAttggatagaacaacacaatgcaattttactaaaaaacacatcacattcattattcatttgaatattttcaacaaattgtATATCTTAATACAAGACACGGCTCTTAAAGGagcacgccaacttattgggactttgtcttattccccatatcctccagagttagataagtccagacatacccttctcatctccgtgcgtgttgtaacgctgtctgacgcccccagcattagcttagcttagcacagtacatgcaggtaactggttccaactagcctactgctccgaataagtgacaaaataacgccaacatgttcctatttacatgttgtgatttgtagagtcacagcgtgtacaaataacaaggtcacatgacacacagccatcttctaaccgtatacatactgggaactatattctcagaaagtggaagcactgctacttctgctacttgggcggagtgattagcgcaacactgAAAAGCACAGTTACTTCCATCAACAAAACCAATGTGAATAGCTAGTTAGTAGCGAACGTGACTGGTGATCACGgcattatttgtacaccctgtgtaCATCCAGCAGTTGTACCTCAACCGTATTTTATTTCTGGGAGTGTACACTTACAATAAACTTGCCTCAACTTCAAGAAAGAAAACCTTGCTGTACACAGTTTTcagacaaaaggaaagagaacaTAAATAAAGTACAATACACACTTTATTTCTTACAGCAACAAGTGCTCTACAGCAAGTTCATTGTGTTTCTACTTCTAAACCGGCCTCAACATTTCAACAAAGTACACAGTTGCCGTACAATGTGAGTTTAAAGTATATTTGGAATTAAATGGAAAGGCAGCGATCGGCAGGACAGGCAGCAAAGTGACaatactctgatccaatggattgggggggtggggggggggtgggaggCAATAATATTTCAGGGGGGGCGGGTGCCACTGCGGCCCCTAACGGTAGATATCTatttgtccgacacgactgaagcgtggtgtcgcacgtcatacatccatggttgatgctccacgcccctgaccggcagctgattggacgaacgcctgacgtgggtttggcttctcgagaatttcaacagactgtcatggcggctcgttgagaatacgatctcatattggactaaaatagttcaccgaaacgtgtttctgaaaacattttaagagagaaataggccgtgcagttgctgaatctgtcttcatttcagatcaacaaaggtcagtttaaaagatttccgtctacttctactggatagtcgcgtcgcgttcaacggattaatttgcataaagatgggcatcggccagcttttggacgcgcaacattttttcaaatgcagctgCCGCCTTCCCAGgatgctttgcgtgcacgttgaagtcgcttgacgtcacccagaGGAATAGAGGGGAGAGCGGCGCCacagaagcgtcgcacggtcaaatggatctgtaccgtaaAGGCTGCGGCCTCCAAAAGCTGCAGCCTCCTGTCAGTGACACAGATGACAGCTTTATCATTGGTACTGGTAGAAAATATTTATGACGTAATAAACTCctatcaaaaaaagtgacaaaaatgttttaaaaagcgttaaaaaaaaaatcatcaaaactGGCAGCAGTATTTTGGAGTTAGGAGATTTGATCCAATTcttaaaagtacattttgctcTGCTCGGCATCTTTGCAGCAGTTTTGAAattgctttctttctctcatcagACGGATACTTTTCAGCAAACGCAGTTTACTTTTTGAGCACttggacaaagagagagagggggggggtgacatgcagcaaagtgacGCAGGTCAGAACCAAACCTGTGGCCGCTGcatcaaggactgagcctctgtatatgggcgcacactgtaccaggtgagctacccaggtagAGCAAAATAAGTCACTGATTCAAACAGTCAAACACTTTATTTAAGTCACAAAATTCAGTTCACAAGAAGATTTATTCATAAGTttattaaccctcatgttgtcagcgggtcaaatttgacccattttcaaaatatttttacaacagACATATGGGATGTCGAAATAAGCGCCTAAAACTTTGGGGAAAGagtcaaaaatgttgcaaaaaagcaggcaaaaatgttggcaaaagcaagaaaatgtccaaaaaaagggatacaaacatcagaaaaagataatatatatatatagatatagatataaaaatgtggaaaaaagtgaccaaaacacacaaaaagagacaaaaaatgtaaacaatttaaaaagcaacaaaaacgttgagatagtgtttttttttcatgtttgacGGGAAgacgaagaagaggaggaagcagaggTCAGAAGGGGACCGGCATGGAAGAGCTTAGTCTCTGATTGGTCGGATTTCCTGCTCCTCTTCTTCTTATTGGTCACTTTACGGTTCCTGGTTTGGATTCCGTCTCTCTTCATCGCCAGCGGCCGGTTGACCTGAAACACACAAAGTACACATCTAAAACACGGGCTGTCTCCACTTCCTGAAGCTGtacaaagtgaagccaaaatctcCAGGACACCAGTGTTAATTTCGTTGACGAAGACTATGACGAAAAATATTCGTCAACGAACCTTTTTCACGgacgaaaactaaataaaaactaaataaaaagtcagataTGATGACGAAGACTGTGACGAAATATAACAGAAACTTTagtcaacaaataaaaatgagacgAAAATGTTACGGAGGGAGGAATGGAGAAGAGATCCAATCAGAGCGAATCTTTGAGGGTAGGTTGATATATGCAGAAGCAGCAGAGCCATTTTAAAAAGCCGCGGCAAACCATAGACattatataaactggaccaccagatcctgtgtctctggacggagaccagtgaaggatattagaagatctttcccggtgatggctgagcgttactgagcagcctccaactgagcttgaagacgtagatgtgacgtgagcaacctgtctgaaagttggaagtcttctggtagctgtgccaagagaaatctcaatcattcccaatctagcagagacggagagcgtaggtaccgtattttccggactataagtcgcactttttttcatactttggctggtcctgcgacttatagtcaggtgcgacttatatatcaaaatatttataatttcacgtttttaaatgttatttcatgctgaaaacattaccgtctaaagccgccagagggcgctctaggcttgtgacaactatatgctgctcctaaagacaactgagaaagaaaagaaactgcaggtgactgcaggtagtaaaatacgcagccgaaaacggtaatcgagcagcagaaagaaagtttggagtgagagagaaacttgtgagggactggcgaaaaggtgactcttactgcaatgaagaaaacaaagaaagctaatcggctaatcggctaatcgcgggctgaaagcaagatggccagagctggaggaacgagtccacagatgggtgcttgaacagcgtcctgctgggagaggctcgtcaacggtgcagttacgtctccacgccctggtagttgttctgtattctgttgtatagttgaataactgttaatgtgttacgttaacataccggacacctaccgtattcagccccttgttctgtgtgctactgtgtagttgaataacttgcctttccagattaaatgtctgttcttggtcttggattttgtgaaatcaatttctaaataaatgcgacttatagtccagtgcgacttatatatgtttttttcctcttcatgacgcattttttgactgatgacttttgactccggagcgacttatagtccggaaaatacggtatatgtaaggagataacatagacacaggctaattattgatcactacaatgatagttaacattagtaattaaacttaaacagctaatggaagtccaaactgcctgagagcttctcctgtactatacggtaattcctctactatgagacagtaagtctcgtggttatgacccaatcgttagcctatttttataaaaacgcacacaccaacgcacaagtataaacatcaggcctgatgtttatacttgtgcgctggtgtgtgcgtcgagccagcatatAAGACGAccaccagccacgctgaggcggtactaaaatctctagcaggtaccatgtaatggaaaaacgccataaatggtgtgttattcaaaagactaagactaaatcagaatttgctgtcaaaattaacactgcCGGATACGGGCGCTGCCGTCTTGTAAAGAGTCTGCGCTGTAGTGATCGGGTGGTGGAGCCGCGGTATCAAAGTCCCGCCCACACACCTGcccgaccaatcaggagtcAATCCTGGCTGTCAATCATGAGGTTTCAGcccgtttttatagcatcaaatcaCCAAATCTTTTGGGAAACATATATTTGACGTGTACTTTGATTTGTTTTAGTCACATGATCTAAAGTACCTTGTATAGTTTAGAGTTGTAGTATCTTGTGTAGTTTGTAGTAGAgctgtagtaccttgtgtagtttGTAGTCGAGTtttagtaccttgtgtagtttGTAGTAGAGTtttagtaccttgtgtagtttGTAGTAGAgctgtagtaccttgtgtagtttGTAGTAGAgctgtagtaccttgtgtagtttgtagtaaagctgtagtaccttgtgtagtttGTAGTAGAgctgtagtaccttgtgtagtttGTAGTAGAgctgtagtaccttgtgtagtttGTAGTAGAgctgtagtaccttgtgtagtttGTAGTAGAGTTATAGTACCTTGTGTAATTTGTAGTAGAgctgtagtaccttgtgtagtttGTAGTAGAgctgtagtaccttgtgtagtttGTAGTAGAgctgtagtaccttgtgtagtttGTAGTAGAGTtatagtaccttgtgtagtttGTAGTAGAgctgtagtaccttgtgtagtttGTAGTAGAgctgtagtaccttgtgtagtttGTAGTAGAgctgtagtaccttgtgtagtttGTAGTAGAgctgtagtaccttgtgtagtttGTAGTAGAGCCCACAGGCGTTGCAGACTGGTTCTCCTGCAGAGTTTCTCCTCCACAGCGTCGTAGTTTCAGTCAAACAGTTCACACACTGAGTTCCCTTTCTCTGAGTCGCACTctgaaaacacagagagaggaacacacacattatataaaaacatgggtgtgtgtgtgtgtgtgtgtgtgtgtgtgtgtgtgtgtgtgtgtgtgtgtgtactaacaGCTCTTTTCTTGGGTATCAGCAGCGGCCTGTTGTTGGGTTTCTGTTGAAGGCAGCAGGTGTTACACAGGTGTCGACCCGCAGCGTCTCTACTCCACAGGGGGGCGCTGCTCGTCCCGCAGCTCACACACTCATGCtgctctaaacacacacacacacacacgtgcacacacagacagacagacagacagacagacacacacacacacacacacacacacacacacacacacacacacacacacagagagacacacacacacacacacacagagagacacacacacacacacacacaaacacacacacacacacacacacacacagacagacagacagacacacacacacacagagagacacacacacacacacacagagagacacacacacacacacaaacacacacacacacagacagacagacagacagacagacagacagacagacagacagacagacagacacacacacacacacagacacacacacacacacacacacacacacacacacagaaaaacatgaaacatcCTGCGACACACCGCTCACGTCTGTTTCCACTTTTGTCTCTAAAAGCTCCGTTTTTCAGCtcagcagcttataaaaacttaagttcTGGGTTCTGTACATTGTGAGTAGAGCATCCCAacacacagcagctttcagacatgtttctgttgtttgtaGCTGACGTAATCAACGAGGAGGAAACCTTCACGCAATGCAAGTCAGGGAGCGGAGAGTAGTTCTCCCCTCCGGTGGGAGAGAGACTAAATtgagctcagtctgtaggggaGCGTTTCCCGGGGAGGACCATCTACTCTAACCGGCTGCGGACGTCTGTCTTGAAGTGCAAACCGGTTCTTCTAAGGGCTccttcacactggctgcgtggcgtgagcgtgtcagctgcgtggtgtgtccgtttttatttcagctcccatggtaacaggttagagcgtgcacactgcctgcgtgacacgcacgtctcaggcgctgCTCGAGcagcgccgaaaacgcgtgcatgctagaaataggaccgacacgcaagcgtgttggaagcgtttccagacaaaatagaatatgaaaagatgtttatatgtcattttgacacaaatacatttaataaatgatatgttgatgtttgaaagtctcgaggttttgacataaatgcagatataaatgtaatttaaaaaaataataataagtaattatcgattttctaatattgcacctgtcaatacagaaccaaatattctggagcctattttgccgtcaatactgccgacgtctttgctgtaatcagatcagtatatatgtatgtttaacatgaagtatactactgcttgagtgcagtacatTTCCACAACTCTCTACCCATATGTCGAACAAGGGTGATCCAAATCAAATATGTGCAAACAGATGTACAACCACaacaatattgacaaaataaagttgaagaacacgctattatttcattttatcaatgggaaacatccatgtgtgcagacaag
The genomic region above belongs to Sander lucioperca isolate FBNREF2018 chromosome 12, SLUC_FBN_1.2, whole genome shotgun sequence and contains:
- the gata1b gene encoding GATA-binding factor 2, which gives rise to MMSDYLQLADWSSAPYQTSKVSPAPSHTFLQSPSMSHDAEWPAAASHQFITSSHWLEDSSCAYVPPPPASSLYGNPAVTPPPARLFPSTPGWNGYYGNLYPSPFSSGDWLPDSLSLGWSSAPEQHECVSCGTSSAPLWSRDAAGRHLCNTCCLQQKPNNRPLLIPKKRASATQRKGTQCVNCLTETTTLWRRNSAGEPVCNACGLYYKLHKVNRPLAMKRDGIQTRNRKVTNKKKRSRKSDQSETKLFHAGPLLTSASSSSSSSRQT